Proteins from a genomic interval of Gavia stellata isolate bGavSte3 chromosome 13, bGavSte3.hap2, whole genome shotgun sequence:
- the BNIP2 gene encoding BCL2/adenovirus E1B 19 kDa protein-interacting protein 2 isoform X1 — protein MEGVEFKEEWQDEDFPRPLPEDDPVESDILAAAGTESEAEVNGTKVRKKLMAPDISLTLDHSEESVLSDDLDESGEIDLDDLDTPSENSNEFEWEDDLPKPKTTDVIRKGSLTEYTAAEEKDDGRRWRMFRIGEQDHRVDMKAIEPYKKVISHGGYYGDGLNAIVVFAVCFMPESSQPNYRYLMDNLFKYVIGTLELLVAENYMIVYLNGATTRRKMPSFGWLRKCYQQIDRRLRKNLKSLIIVHPSWFIRTLLAITKPFISSKFSQKIRYVFTLAELAELIPMEYVGIPECIKQYEEEKFRKKQKRVDQELNGRQEQKSEQ, from the exons ATGGAAGGTGTTGAGTTTAAAGAAGAATGGCAAGATGAAGATTTTCCaag GCCCCTGCCAGAGGATGATCCTGTTGAGTCAGATATATTGGCTGCAGCTGGAACAGAAAGTGAAGCTG aggtTAATGGAACCAAAGTGAGGAAGAAACTAATGGCTCCAGATATTAGCTTAACTTTGGATCACAGTGAGGAATCTGTTTTGTCTGATGACTTGGATGAGAGTGGAGAGATTGATTTGGACGATTTAGATACTCCTTCAGAAAATAGTAATGAGTTTGAATGGGAAG ATGAtcttccaaaaccaaaaactacTGATGTAATTAGGAAAGGATCACTTACTGAATACACTGCAGCGGAGGAGAAAGATGATGGTCGACGCTGGCGAATGTTTAGGATTGGAGAACAGGACCATAGGGTGGACATGAAGGCAATTGAACCATATAAAAAAGTTATCAGTCATGGTG gTTATTATGGTGATGGGTTAAATGCCATTGTTGtgtttgctgtttgctttaTGCCTGAAAGCAGTCAGCCTAACTACAGATACCTAATGGACAATCTATTTAA GTATGTAATTGGCACTTTAGAGCTGTTAGTAGCAGAGAACTATATGATAGTTTACTTGAATGGTGCAACAACACGGAGGAAAATGCCAAGTTTCGGCTGGCTTAGGAAATGTTACCAGCAAATCGATAGAAG GTtaaggaaaaatctgaaatcaTTAATCATAGTTCATCCTTCTTGGTTCATCAGAACACTTCTGGCCATCACAAAACCTTTTATTAG CTCAAAATTCAGCCAAAAAATTAGGTATGTCTTTACCCTGGCAGAACTAGCTGAACTCATCCCCATGGAATACGTTGGCATCCCAGAATGCATAAAACA gtatgaagaagaaaagtttagaaagaaacagaaaag AGTTGACCAAGAGCTGAACGGAAGACAAGAGCAGAAAAGTGAACAGTAA
- the BNIP2 gene encoding BCL2/adenovirus E1B 19 kDa protein-interacting protein 2 isoform X2, producing the protein MEGVEFKEEWQDEDFPRPLPEDDPVESDILAAAGTESEAASIEVNGTKVRKKLMAPDISLTLDHSEESVLSDDLDESGEIDLDDLDTPSENSNEFEWEDDLPKPKTTDVIRKGSLTEYTAAEEKDDGRRWRMFRIGEQDHRVDMKAIEPYKKVISHGGYYGDGLNAIVVFAVCFMPESSQPNYRYLMDNLFKYVIGTLELLVAENYMIVYLNGATTRRKMPSFGWLRKCYQQIDRRLRKNLKSLIIVHPSWFIRTLLAITKPFISSKFSQKIRYVFTLAELAELIPMEYVGIPECIKQYEEEKFRKKQKRVDQELNGRQEQKSEQ; encoded by the exons ATGGAAGGTGTTGAGTTTAAAGAAGAATGGCAAGATGAAGATTTTCCaag GCCCCTGCCAGAGGATGATCCTGTTGAGTCAGATATATTGGCTGCAGCTGGAACAGAAAGTGAAGCTG CTAGTATAG aggtTAATGGAACCAAAGTGAGGAAGAAACTAATGGCTCCAGATATTAGCTTAACTTTGGATCACAGTGAGGAATCTGTTTTGTCTGATGACTTGGATGAGAGTGGAGAGATTGATTTGGACGATTTAGATACTCCTTCAGAAAATAGTAATGAGTTTGAATGGGAAG ATGAtcttccaaaaccaaaaactacTGATGTAATTAGGAAAGGATCACTTACTGAATACACTGCAGCGGAGGAGAAAGATGATGGTCGACGCTGGCGAATGTTTAGGATTGGAGAACAGGACCATAGGGTGGACATGAAGGCAATTGAACCATATAAAAAAGTTATCAGTCATGGTG gTTATTATGGTGATGGGTTAAATGCCATTGTTGtgtttgctgtttgctttaTGCCTGAAAGCAGTCAGCCTAACTACAGATACCTAATGGACAATCTATTTAA GTATGTAATTGGCACTTTAGAGCTGTTAGTAGCAGAGAACTATATGATAGTTTACTTGAATGGTGCAACAACACGGAGGAAAATGCCAAGTTTCGGCTGGCTTAGGAAATGTTACCAGCAAATCGATAGAAG GTtaaggaaaaatctgaaatcaTTAATCATAGTTCATCCTTCTTGGTTCATCAGAACACTTCTGGCCATCACAAAACCTTTTATTAG CTCAAAATTCAGCCAAAAAATTAGGTATGTCTTTACCCTGGCAGAACTAGCTGAACTCATCCCCATGGAATACGTTGGCATCCCAGAATGCATAAAACA gtatgaagaagaaaagtttagaaagaaacagaaaag AGTTGACCAAGAGCTGAACGGAAGACAAGAGCAGAAAAGTGAACAGTAA
- the GTF2A2 gene encoding transcription initiation factor IIA subunit 2 has product MAYQLYRNTTLGNSLQESLDELIQSQQITPQLALQVLLQFDKAINSALAQRVRNRVNFRGSLNTYRFCDNVWTFVLNDVEFREVTELVKVDKVKIVACDGKNTGSNTAE; this is encoded by the exons ATGGCGTATCAGCTGTATAGAAACACCACGCTGGGGAACAGTCTTCAGGAGAGTCTGGATGAGCTCATACAG TCACAGCAAATCACGCCTCAGCTGGCCCTTCAGGTGCTACTTCAGTTTGATAAAGCTATAAATTCGGCACTGGCACAACGAGTCAGGAACAGAGTCAATTTCAGG GGGTCTCTGAATACATACAGGTTCTGTGACAACGTATGGACATTTGTACTGAATGATGTTGAATTTAGGGAGGTCACTGAACTTGTGAAAGTGGATAAAGTGAAAATTGTAGCATGTGATGGAAAAA